CACAGTGGCCGTCAGAGAtgaggaagaaggaagaggtaGGTGGTGGAGGATTCAATGATGGGTTCGATCAAGAggtgatgggtttaaatagaaaaGAATGGGAAGGGAGTAGATTAAATTTGTCCATGGATAAAGCCGGCTTTTAGTATCGGCGTAATCAATCCAAAAACCCACCCCCTTCGGCGTATGGTTCTATCAGGTCACTCCTTGTTGCCTtatcttcttcgatggttgaagaTCAAGCAGCGGATTAGGTTCCCCTATtctaattatcttttttttttttaggattgcGGTGAAGTCGGCAAGCCTTGCCGACTTCACACTGAATCGGGTCCAATTGGATCAGTGCTCACGCATACTATTACAGATGACGGTACCCATTTATGCACATCTCAATAGGGTGATCTTAAGACCACCAAATTTACTGCTTATTCCATCCGCTGTATTCCTCAATTATTTATTAATCTACTACCTATTGCTCAACTCACTGATCATGGTTGCTTTGTCTCTTTTGATACATATCCTATTGCTTTGTGCAGGACCAGGAAATCGATCATTTGGTTGGTGCTGGTCATTGCCATAATGGAGTATCTGATGGACTACTTGCATGTCGCTTGTTCTTTCGCCTTTGCCTTTGGTCCGTCCCCTTCTACTTTTGATATCTGGCATTGTCATCTAGGTTATTTTTATGGTTATCATTCTACTACTTTAGTTCGTAATGATGTCTTAGGCTCTATTTGTAGTTTAGATATGCTGCCTTATGAAGGCTGTCTTCTTAGAAAACAAGTGAGACTTCATTTTGCTTGAGTAAGTCCATAGTTATTTCATCCTTTGATTTATTTCACTTAGATACGTGGGTTCCTTCTCCTTCTATTTCTGAAGATAGAAACCGTTATTATGTTACATTCATTGATGATTATTCTTGCTTTACATGGGTTTATTATATGTAGTCTCACTCTCTACTATGCTAAATTTATAAAAAGTTTGCCACATAGGCTAATGACTTTCACATGGCCATAGGTGAACAGTGGAAAATGAATATGTGAAACTCAAATCCAAAAAACTAGAGAGCCGAAGATAGAGTGTGCAGCCATCAAAGTTTGATAATGTCAAAATCTCGAAGCAGTAGTATAAGTGCAGCCATCAAAGTATGATGTTGTCAAAATCTCAAAGCAGTAGTATGAGACTTAGTCTTGAAGCTCATTTCAGAGATGGGAGGGAAGCTTGTTTTGGAGATGCATGAATGATCGATGAATATGCTCTGATACTGTGTTGTAGGATTAAGCCAAGAGAATGGTTGGTGAAGAACTCTCATTCTATCTTGGAATTGTATCAAGAGAGAACCACATATACATGGGGATCACAATAAACATGATGTAAGCTTAGCACCAAGGTTACGTGCATATAATATACACTATATACAATACGTAGTAGTCTaacatgtatgtacatatatatataaaaatagaaGGGTTGACAAGGATCCAGCGTATGGGTTTCTACTCAAATTCTGGAGTGGTTATGATTCAAGGATAGGGATCTAACATCAATGATCTGAACCACTGGATATGACTTCGTATCTTTAAACTACTTACAGATCAAAATCGTAGTATTTGGAGAGACTAGCCGCATCAAGTGGTTAAAAATACATATACCATTCTAATTatttaaactaattttttgaGTGTAAACAATCTATATTGTAGAATTAATTATAGTGCATTGTCAGATACCAGGTGGTTAACTGAAAGCCCAACTGATCAAAGATTTTGATTAAAAACCTAAAGGCTAAGCAGTGTCAAAATTGTCAATAATTTAAGAGAAATCACAGAAAACCTTAAACACAGATCGAGCAACTAAAATCATGGACAAGCAGCGTTTACATATTGAGACGATATTTCTTCAGCGTTTACATCTTCGTCCTCATGGCGTGACCACAAGGAGTGATCATGATTCCTAAAGAACTGAGTGCTTGCTTTGTTGGTATGTTTTGAGGTGAAGAAGTGCATGTTGAAGCTTTTGAAGTTGATGAGACAACTAAAACGAGCAGTCCCAGCCAATCACAACGAGAAGTCCATCCTGATCTCTATGCCAGAAGCAAGACAAATattaactgataaaagtatttctCTTTACTAATAAAATATAGCAAACTTATTTTGGTTCAAACAAATATATGGAAACAAAAGGACAATGATTTCTTATCCAAACCAAACAATacaaaaaaatcaatccttagctcAAACAAATATGTGAAAACAAAAGGACAATGTTTGCCTATTCAaaccatacaatacaaaaaatgccAATCCAAGTATCAGATATCAAGTAGTTCTCATGCAGTTGCCCAGTTGCTGGTGTCCATCTAGAATTGGGCCTGGAGCCAATCTACAGTCTTCTTATCCAACTGAAAGGCCTTGGCAACAACATCATCAAAGATGGGTGGCTTCGCTCCAAAGACTGCATTGGGTACGAGGATCACACCGGGGTTCTGGCTGCTCAGACCAGAAAGGGCAACAGCATTGGTCTTCCCATAGTTGAATTGGAAGTGGATGAGACCTTGAGGAAATACGAACACATCACCCTTGTTAAGGACCTTAGTGAAGAGCTGGTTGTTGGGGTTGGATGTTACGAAGCCGACATAGAGTGTGCCTTCCAACACCGTAAGGATCTCAGTAGCCCGTGGATGGGTGTGAGGAGGGATGACACCATTGGGTGCAAAGTCTAGACGAGCTAGTGAGATGCCAAGGGTGTTGAGCCCGGGAATTTGGTTCACAGCGATTAGAGTCACATTAGACCCAGGTTTGTTTCCTGTGTCACCGGCCTTGTCAAGTCCAGAGAAGAAGAAATCTTCGGCTTTGGCCTGCTTCGGGTCCTTACAGACAAACCCATTTACAAACACTGCAACAATTATAAAAACGATTAGTACTTGGAGAATGCATAAAACCATacgttatgcatgcataattacaAATGTCACAACTCATAAAATTAATGGTTGATGAGCAGGAGTACCATCTGAGTTAAGATCAGCGACGCAGAAGTCTTGGAGTTGGCTAGGATCAGAAGCAATGGCATGAGATGAAGCCAGAGTAAGGAGAGCAAGGAAGAGGAAATGGGCAGCCATCTATTATCTCTTTCTAGCTAGCAGGAGAATAGCCAAGGGATATGGAACAAGGTGTCATGGGAGGAGTTGATATATATAGGGGGAGATTGGGAATAGGCCTTTTGCAAGGCTTGATTTAGTCATGCGACtttataaaaaagaagaaaatcaaaccATGCTGTGTAAATTGCGTGCCATGGTTTCCTATTGACCAGGTAAAAGTTTGAAGAAGTCTCGCTGATGACAGTGGGTAGAAAATTATGACGGAGTGGTCCACACAAGGGAGAAGGAAAGGTTGCAGCGTCGAGTTAACCATCCACACATGGATCCTGGTTTCTTTTATTCTATATTATTATGTATAATTTCTGATCCCGTCTTCTTTCGACAAAGATACTTTGGAGTTGTTGGAGAATACATTGACGAGACCTTTTGTGCCATACAACCGCATTTTTTCCAAAGCAATAATGATGTGACGAcacctcatcttttttttttgtggtatcCGACACCtcatctttttgattttctcaacgaCACCTTgctttttacatgaaaaattttgAGCGTTCGTTTAATTCAAAAACACAACGGCGAGTTAACTAGAGTGCAATCCATGTTACagcaatacaaaaaaaaaaaaaaaaaaaaaagacaaaaacaaaaacaaaaataaaaataaaaataaaaaataaaaaataaaaatgaaaaactAGAGTGCAATCCAACCGAATCAAATTGAGTAGTTGAAAATTTAGGCTCGACTTAATTTAAATATTCGGACTTTAAACTCATTCAAGATCCATCGGTGTTAATATTCCAAACTTCGactttataaaaatagataaaattagaAATCGATTCGACTCGACTCGACTCGATTCGACTCGAATATCAACCAAGTTATATATTCAaacttgaaatcaaattttaacctattaataatatattaggatttgatgcttcaagattcggtccacattgagcccacagcgaggtccgcgacgaaaaacggagtccaacgagactaagatcatccCAAATAGAGTCTGGATGATCGAAGCTGGCACAAAGTTCGAAGCAGTGGAGGATTAGCAACAGCCGGTGGCGGGCCAGCGGAGCGACGGTGGCACGGCGGTGTGCGGCAGCGTGCGGCCTGGGCGTGCAGAGCCCGACCCAATGCGCGGGGCGGGGCCCTAGCCCAAGCGCACGAGCATgcgggcacggcccaggcccacggGAGCGTGCAGGTTCAGGGCCCAGGattgcccgatccacggtggactgaATAGTGCACAGGAGAGTgagtggaccgcatgggcatttctcATGCATTTCTCACAGTCCACAGACTATTCCGTGGATCAAtgcgcgatcggagggcgtgggttgctTCTGATTTCAATCCAACGATCTGGAGAATTGTTTGAGTGCTGTAATGATTCCTAATCCTATTCTAATTGgcttttaagcctttaaaaggctgatCAAGGAACAGAACGATGTACTGGTGGCCTGGTGGTCGCGCACAGTTTCGTCAATTGCGAAAAACCTAAATCAGAGAGAAAGCAGACATCATATCGAGAGGAGTGAGGCTCCTTGACAGCAGACAGcgatcacttcaggggttcaggggggtcttgcTAGGGAGAGAACTTTTGTtagggagaactttctgtgagggagaaattggatgtacgagagtTGAGAGTGAAATCTcatcttgtaatatttcttttctcatactgaagtttgcatgtcccgtggaggcgagctcttttttggctgatccatgtgTTTggttgttttctattttatttcttctttcttcttgctgcatcgcaCGGTATCGGAAAGGTCCTGCgagatggtgtcctggccagacatccaccttacaagtgatatcagagcgagATGGTACAAGGACGcaaattgcagtggtggtgagcaagattgaagatggagaagacaggatcaatcaagatggagatcaacaagtttgatggaaagagtaatttctccttgtggcaggcaagggtgaaggaggTGCTCATCCAGTAAGAgctgattgatgctctcttatgcgaggagaagccgaccaccatagaggtgcaggattggagacggctacagatgtaggcggtgagtaccatctgcatgtacctagcagatgaggtggtgatccatgtgcttagcaagACTTTCCgacagtgctgtggtcgaagctcgaggagttgtacatagtaaaatctctcaccaatactctctttctctggagacagttctaccaactacggatgactgagggacagagcatacaggagcatctaagccactttcagaagatcctcaccgacctcctcagcgttggcgagaatgttgaggagaagactaggatcctggttttgctagcattgcttcctccttcgtatgagtccttagtGATTGCTCTTCTTGTGggaaagcaccatcaagatggacgaggttacTACAGCgattctccagaatgaggttctcaggagggagaatccagcttcgagctcaggtggtggtagctcagctttggtggttttggAAGAGTAGGAAGCGatagacagagcgacaggagatcgcgacgagggcggtctaagtccaagagggacttgagcaaaatcaggtgttatcagtgtgatgagttggggcatctagccagagattgccctcaactcaaagatCGAACGATGGCTACTGTAGCAACGGTCAGTAGCAATTCAGAGGGAGATATTCTGGAGAtatttgatgaggtatctacttcttctcagcagtgattttagattttgcatacacctatcatgtatattgtagagaggaacagtttgactccctggagagcagtgagggcactatttatctgctggatggatcaagctgtgcgattagaggcattgggatggttagctggaggacacatgatggtgcagtgagaagattgggagagatccgatacatattcgatttcagatggaatcttatctcactgagcaaattggattcgagaggctacagcatagtagctggtggaggaatcctgaaggtattACGTGgcgatagaattattctggaggagaagaagaggaggagaggacATTACTCCTGGCGGAGagcctagtgcgaggtggagctttaggagccaGAAGGAgttcagagcgaggtggagctccaggtggaggtggatcaggcacgagacaggagacttgaAGGATGAAAGACaatatcgcaaggtgagatttctatggCCATAGGATGATGCTTGATCAGGTCTCAAGTCAGAAAGAGCACAGTATacaacggagatgggatcgagtggtcTAGCTCAACacccatatttgtccatccattatcagcagacgattgccccagggtatgagggtgaggagatccagaagctcacagagttaggaggaggccaAATATCAAATCAaagtgaagattgttaggatttgatgctttAAGATTTGgttcacattgagcccacagcaaggtctgcgatgaaaaatggagtccaacgagatcaagattacCCCAAACAGAGTCCAGATGGTCAAGATATGACCGATCAAAGCTGGCACGAAGTCCGGAGTGATCGAGGATCGGCGGCGGCCCGATGGAGCGGTAGTGGTGCGGCTGCATGCGGCGGTGCGCGGCCCAAGCATGGTAATGCATGGCCTGGGCATGCAAAGCCCGACCCAATGcatgggcgcggcccaggcccacgtgCGCTCGCACGCGGGTTCAGGGCCTAGGATTACCTGGTCCATGGTAGATCGGACGGTGCACAGGAGAGCGCATGGACTGCAAgggcattttccatgcatttcttGCAGTCCACGGACTATTCCATAGATCGATGCATGATCAGAGGGTGTGGGTTGCCTCTGGTTTCGATCCAATGGTCTGGGGGAATAGTTTGAGTGCTCTAATGATTCCTAATCCTATTCTAATTGgcttttaagcctttaaaaggctgatCAAGGAATAGAACGATGTGGTGGTGGCCTGCTGGTCGCGCGTGGCTTCATCAACTGTGGAAAATCTGAACCAGAGAGAAAGCAGACGCCGTACCGAGAGAAGGagtgaggctcctggacagcggacaacAGTCACTTCAGGGGTTTAGAGGGATCTTTCTAGAAAGAGAGTTTTTGTAAGGAAGAACTTCtcatgagagagaaattggatgtacgagggttgagggtgagatctccacttgtaatattttttttcttatagtgaagtttgtatgccccgtggaggtgagcccttttttggctgatccatgtatttgattgttttctgttttatttcttctttctttctactgtatcgtgcggtatcgaaaaggtcctgaGAGGTGatatcctgaccagacatccatcccacataatattatatatattataaataaaaataatattattaaaaatatataaatttgaataggTTTACGAGCTTTTGAGCCGAATATCCTATTATTTAAGTTCAACTCATTTGCAATCTTAGTATTAAATAATGTTGTGAGAACACAATTTTGAGCCAGGCTAGACtgacccaaaaaagaaaaactcaCGTATGATGTGTACGTGAGGGAGGGAGTGGGGAGGAAGACTTCCATCACATGCTCATATcaaatgaaaaccctaaaaaatCTCTATAAATCACCTTTTGACTCACCATCGAAAAATTCCCTTCTAGAGTCAATGATTTCGAGCTTTTGACAGAGAATTCTTTTGGTGTTATTAGGAGATTTATtcttctcctcccttttctgGTTTCTAGACCATCGTAACCAACCTCATTCCCATCAATGAGTCACGAAAGTAATGATGGAATAGGATATCCCTATTTTGGGTTCCTTCTTTTGTTTTGTCGTCCACCACCAACCATTGCTTGATGCTATGGCTTCTCCTACTCCCTTGAATTTTCTATGGTGGGTATGTTTATTTCCGTGTGAATTAGCTAGTCTCCTTTTAGAGCTAGGCAGTTGGAACTGATTTCTAGCACATACTATTTGATGacatattttattttcaagaGTCAGTCTCTTTCGAGCTTTGTTATGGAGCTGATTATATAGTTGTAGTTGTAAAGACTATATATGAGTGGATGGATTATGTATATTTGATTGTATATACTTGATTagatgaaataaatattttaaataaaaatttcaatttttgattaaatgCATCTAATACTTAGAAAATTATCTTGGTatacatatttttatataaaattttattctattttgacaAGATATTTTATTGACAATTTGaaatttgtaccaaaaaaaagatattttattgaCAATTTGAAATTATGTACCAAATAaaaacccagcacctgagttgggtacgtgacacggccacacaaatcCTAGAGTAGCACcctgaggatcatgtaaggcctaataatttaacacttcaaaattttaaataaccaagtaaataccaaatcaatcaaccgagtcacaacttcaaatcaaatgtaaacttattcaatacaattattcaaatgttcattggtatcagagaatttaaGCTAACTGAATTACTAAGGCTTCAGTtctcatttgctctcgcccaaaccatccaaactaagtatcctgtgagtctgaaaaaaaaataagaagaaaatatgagcttctccagctcagtaagaatcactgcacatgtacatcaagcagtagataaaaataatatttctgaaatcaatacaatttatgaagactcatatgtatataataactaaaatattatcataaatatgcatttaataatatggatcatcatatatcatcaagtgaagtcttcattcattgttgaattatatgttgcatcttttcACATTTTGGTTTGTCAatcttttatccctttttggctttggactgacccagaccatatctcaatctctttccaatctaattttttctttcatataagcctttcaaggctgtcccaggatgagctcctggccggctgtcccacgtatgaaagcccgtgagaggctgtccaggcataagctcctagcgggctgtcccaggcatgagctcctggccggctgatccatatatcgaggctagtccaaaccatattcttttcatttaattcttgattttatcaaattatttcaaattacagaatgatgaaattgataaatcatatccataagactcataccatcaatcaaaaatcttttcataatatactcatataaaaaaaaaatcatataagctaTATATCAATGTCTCGagcatagaaaactcatcgatTATAAATTCAATATTGCAAACTTAACATATAAGACCAACAaataaatagcatatatatagtgatgatcatgtacagaattcttacctcgatcaatgagaaatcaaattcacagccttatagtctgaaaatcaaaaccctactcgatgtccccctggtcgttggactgttctcctatcaaacaaattaatttaagcaaattaatttttttaaaaaaaattatatattgaggtttatcaaactcttacctatgtccccctttttatttatttatttatttatttatttattatatatatatttatataatataatttaatttttattagagaagagagaagaggcttcttcttctcttccccatGATAAAAAAATAGGGGACCCGAGCTCTTCTCGAGCGCCTCCCCCCTCATCCGGCCAGGTAGGCCATCTCGGCCACCCTCCCCGGCAACCTCAACGACGGCGAGGCCACCGTCCCAGTGGTAGCCCCACCCCTCCTTGCTGCCGATGATGGAAGGAGAAAATCAATGCAAACaggggtgtccctgtttgagcccgaaccggcacctcgccggcttccaagcaCACCGATAGCTGGAGAATCGATTcgaaaagaagggagaaggaacATACCTTGTTCCGACAGCCAAAAATAGCTCCGGTGGCCCTTCTCTTCCGATCAACGCTCACGGTGCTTCCTTTGAGAAAATCCCACAAATCCCTCAAatttttcgaaatttttttgtTGAAAGATCCTAAGGGAGAAGGGGGGTCTTTATAGtgaaggtttcctaccctagcgaACTCTTCGAGTCCGATTTTGTCGAaaacgggaaggaagaagactccgattaggagtcttccttcttctgtaattttttttttttgttgggctgccaaaggtttacaggcccaagtaactggGCCGTTAcaatctcccctccttaaaataattttatcctcaaaatttacatacctgagttttcgaagagttgtggatacttgatcttcatttctgtctcgagttcccatgtagcctctctctcactatgattgctccattggatcttcacataaggaataCTTCGATGCCGTAACACCTGATCCTTCTTGTCAACAATccgtactggatattcttcataagtcagatccttctgaagatgcaagggttcataactcaccacatgacttggatctggaatatactttctcaacattgatacatgaaacacattatgtacaccagataaagccagcggtaatgctaaccgatatgcaacctctccaaccctgtctaaaatttcaaaaggaccAATATACTTTGGATTCAACTTAccacgaactccaaatctcattacaCCCTTAATAGGAGAAACTCTTAGAAAAACATGATCGCCTACTTGAAATTccagctcccttcttctattatcagcgtagctcttttgcctgctctgagCTATATGAAGTCGTTCCTGGATCATGTATACTTTTTCACTGTCTGTTGCACTATTTCTGGTCCCAACAGTTTTCTTTCtcccacctcatcccaacaaatgggcgatctacacttccttccatataatgcctcgaaaggagccatctgaatgcttgcttggtaactattattataagcaaactcaaccaatgataagtgattatcccatgctcCACCTAAGTCCATAacacaagcccttaacatatcctctaggatctgtatggttcgttctgattgtccgtcagtttgaggatgaaaagctgtactgaaatttaacttggtaccaagggctttatgaagactctttcaaaactgagaaacaaatctactatctcgatctgacacaatagtaactgGTACTCCATGCAGTCGTACTATTTGCTCTATATACAAGCCTGCCAATCTTTCTAAGGAAAGACCAATCCGAAAGGGTAAGAAATGCGCTGATTTTGTCAATCGGTCAACAATTACCCATACAGCATTATTATTCCGAAGTGTTTTAGGTAACCCagtcacaaaatccatagtaatatgctccatttccactgaggaataagaagagactgtaatggtcctgctggtctttgatgttcggcttttacttgttgacataccaaacattgggctacaaattgtgcgatatcccttttcataccagaccaccaaaaatttcttttcaaatcttgatacatttttgtgcttCCAGGATGCATGGTGTAAGCCGAACAGTGAGCCTCCTCCAGGATCTCGTCCCTTAATCCTGGAATCTTGGAACACATAGTCTGTTATCAAACctcaatgacccatcctcatgTGTCCAAAATTTTGTCTGTATACCGGATTCCACTGCTTCTATGACCTTTTGTAACTCTGAATCCTCCTTTTGAGCTGccttaatcttttcaatcaaagtaggctgtagtacaagatttgcaagctaaacttgagaatcatgtagtcatatttcaattcctgatttctccaaatctagcaatataggcttttgtgaggtaattagagcagccaattcaccagaaaattttctacttagagcatcggctacaacattcgccttcccgggatgataatttattgtcaagtcatagtccttcaatagttccaaccaccttctttgtctcaaatttaactccttctgagtaaagatatattttaaacttttatgatctgtgaaaatcttgcaatgctctccatataaataatgcctccatatttttaaagcaaaaactACAGCTACTAATTCtaagtcatgagtaggataatttcgctcatatgacttcaattatggagaggcataagctatcacctttTTTTTTGCATCAAAACACAACCGAGACCTTTACGAGAAGCATCGCTATAGATAGTGAAATCTTCTATCCCGGATGGAATGGTTAAGATTGGAGCAGTCACCAATcatctttttaactcttgaaagctttgctcgcattcatctgtccattcaaactttacttgtttctgtgtaagacgagatagaggcatggcaatacaagagaaacttccacaaaccttcgataGTAGCCAGCCAACCCCAAAAAGCTACGTACCTCTGATACATTAGTAGGTCGGCTC
The sequence above is a segment of the Elaeis guineensis isolate ETL-2024a chromosome 7, EG11, whole genome shotgun sequence genome. Coding sequences within it:
- the LOC140859219 gene encoding putative germin-like protein 2-1, which produces MAAHFLFLALLTLASSHAIASDPSQLQDFCVADLNSDVFVNGFVCKDPKQAKAEDFFFSGLDKAGDTGNKPGSNVTLIAVNQIPGLNTLGISLARLDFAPNGVIPPHTHPRATEILTVLEGTLYVGFVTSNPNNQLFTKVLNKGDVFVFPQGLIHFQFNYGKTNAVALSGLSSQNPGVILVPNAVFGAKPPIFDDVVAKAFQLDKKTVDWLQAQF